GTGATCTCAATCGTGTGGCTGGCGCTGCTCAACCCGACCGGTCTCTTGACGCACCTGCTAGAGCCGATGACCGGCAAGGGCCAGATCCGGTGGCTAAGTGATATCCAGCTCACACCATTCATGGTCATCGTCATCAACGCCTGGACGACGATTCCGTTCTACATGATCATCTGGCTCGCGGGTCTGAACGGCGTGCCGCGCGAACTGCGCGAAGCAGCCAGGGTCGATGGCGCAAATCGTGTTATGTCTTTCCTGCGGGTCGAGCTGCCGCTCCTGCGCCCGACGGCTGTGCTAATCGCTGCTATCTCGTCCATTTCTGCGTTCCAGGCGTTCAATCTGCAATACGTGCTTACGCCGAACCACGGCGGGCCAGTTGATGCGTCGACCACACTGGGCATCGTCATCTGGAAGTACGGATTTACCTACTACCGGATGGGTGAGGCGGCAGCCGTGTCGGTCATCCTGTTCGTAGTCATTCTGGCGATCACGCTGCTGCAGTTGGGCTTAGGCCGCAGCGAAGACTACTCGCTCAGTTAGGATCGCGCAATGGTAACAAACGGTCAGGTCTCGAACCGCTCCAACGTAAAAATTGACCAGATTGTGTACTTCGTTTTGGCGCTGGCTGTGGCGCTCCTGTTTGCGTTTCCGGTGATCTTCATGATGATCACCAGCTTTAAGCCTGAAACAGAGGTGTTCGCCACGCCGGTTCGAATCTTCCCGCGTGACTTTCAGGGGATCGCGCAGTACCAGCGCGCCGCCGATCTGGTACCGCTGGGGCGTTTTTTCTTCAATAGCACGTTGATGGCCGTCATCGACGTCGTGTTTACGGTTTTCTTCTCGGCGCTCGCGGGGTATGGGTTCGCCAAATTCCGCTTCTTCGGGCGGCGCCTGATGTTTGTGTTCATCCTAAGCACGATGATGATCCCATTCCAGATCTTATTGGTTCCGCTGTATGCGCAGATCAAAAACTTTGGCTGGGAAAACAGCTACTATGGATTGATTATCCCGGGAATACTCAACCCGTTTGGTGTGTTCCTGATGCGTCAGTTTTGTCTGAGCCTGCCGGATGAATTGATGGACGCGGCGCGGATCGACGGGGCAAGCGAACTCGGCATCTTCTGGCGTATCGTGTTCCCGCTGCTCAAGCCCGCATCGGCGAGCTTGGCGATTATCATTTTCCTATGGAGCTGGAATAACTTCCTGTGGCCGCTGGTCGTGGTGCAAAGTCCAGAATATACGACCCTACCGGTCGGCCTGACCTTTTTCGCGCAGGCATTCCAGCGCCAGCCGATGTGGGCCGCCGCCATGGCTGTCTCGACCCTTGCCACGTTGCCGGTTGCTCTGCTGTTTATTTTCTTCCAGCGTTACTTCACGGAGGGCATGGTGCTCTCCGGCATGAAGGGCTAGCTCTTTAAGAGTCGCGCCGGGTGCAGACACAACCCGCGCCGTAGCACATCAAAAAGGACTCGAAATCATTATGGCACCAAATGAGCCGCTGTTACCCTATGAGTGGCCGGGGAGCTACTTCATCGGCGAGGAAGAGATCGAGGCTGTTAATCAAGTCCTGCTCGCACGCAGCCCGTTCCGGTTCTATGGTCACGATCTACAACACTTCGCCACGCGCCTGGAAGCAATCTTCCGCGAGCGGCTGGGCCGCCAGTATGCCCTGGGGGTAAACAGCGGTACGGCGGCGCTGAGCATCTCGCTCGCGGCGATGGATGTCGGTCCCGGCGACGAGGTGCTGGTGCCCGGCTACCTGTGGGTCTCGTGCGCGGCGGCTATCGTGCGCGCCGGGGCGATTCCGCGCTTGGTCGACATCGACGAGACGTTTTGCATGGACCCCGCCGATCTAGAGCGCAAGATTACGTCGCGCTCGAAGGTCGTGCTCTACATCCATATGAGCGGCGCGACCGGCGACATCGCCGAGGTGGTGAAAATTGCGCATGCGCATGGCCTGCACGTGCTCGAAGACGTAGCGCAAGCGAACGGTGCCAGCTTTCGGGGCCGCCGCTTAGGCAGCTTTGGGGACATGGCGATCTTCAGCTTCCAGTTGAATAAGAACATGACGTCCGGTGAGGGCGGCATGATCGCCTGCGATGACAAAATGCTGTATGACCGCGCGGTGGCCGTGCACGACCTGGGCTACCCGCGCAACGAGCAGGGGCGGCTGGTGACCGACGATCCCGATATGCAGCTCTGGGGCCAGGGCAGCCGTATGAGTGAGCTGACCGCCGCCATGGCGTGGTCGCAAGTCCAGAAGTTGGACACGATCACAGGCAGCATGCGCAAGATCAACCATCTCCTGTACCGAGGGCTGGCGGGCATCGCCGGGTTGCGCCCGCGCCGTGTACTCGATCCCGATGGCGACAGCGGCGCATTCGCGTTATTGATCTGGCCGGATGCTGAGACCTGCCAGCAGATAGTGCCCGCTACGCGAGCAGCAGGCGTCACGACCGGGCCACAGGGCATCAATAACGTGATGATGCGCGACTGGGGGCTGCACCTGTACTACAATAACCTCAGCCTGGTTCACAAGCGCGGTCTCAATTCCGCCGGGAGGCCCTGGAGCGATCCGGATAACGCATTCGCGTCGGACTACACTTATCACAAAGGCACGCTGCCCCAGGCGGATGATCTGTTCTCGCGCACCAGCTTGTTGGAGGTGCCGCCGGTCATGACGCCGGAGATCGCCGAGCGCGTGATCGCGATCTTCCGCGACTGTGCCGCCCGGCTAGGGTTGTAGGGGGAACAATGTCAAGAGCACTCAGACTCAAAGCGGGTGCTTGCGAGGTCTGTATTACACCTCCTATCGGCGTCGAGCTGGCCGGATATGGGCCGAACATCGGGCGCACATCGGTCGACGTGCACGATCAGTTGGCAGCGCAGGCGCTGGTGTTGGACGATGGGCGGCAGCGGATCGCGCTGGTCACGCTGGACATTATTGGCGTATCGGCGGCGTTCACCGATGCCGTGCGCCGCGAGGTCGAAGCGCGAACCGATATCCCTGCCACGCACGTCATGATCGCCGCATCGCATTCCCACACCGCGCCGACCGTTGCGCTTTTCCGCGACTGGGGCGCACCGGATGAGGAGTACGTGCATCTGCTGGCGCGGCTGGTTGCGGGTGCGGTGGTAGCGGCGCACGGCAAACTACAACCGGCGGCGCTGTCCGTGGGGCGCGGCGCATACCCGGATCTGGCCTGGAACCGCACCGGGCGCGCCGAGGTCGACCCGACCGTGGAAGTGCTGCGTGTGGATGATCAGGTCGGCCAACCCCTCGCGCTGCTGGTTCATTATGCATGCCACCCCGTGATCCTCGGACCCAAGCCGCAAATCTCGGCGGATTATCCCGGCGCGCTCCGGCAGTACCTCAAGGCGCGGTATTCGGGCGCGGCGATCCTGTTTGTCAATGGTGCATGCGGGGATATCGATCCGGTGACAAACCGCGACATGTGGGGACAGGGCACATTCGAGGCTGTGGAGCGAGCCGGGCGTGCGTTGGGTGAAGTCGCAACCCAGGCCGCTGAAGCAGCCGTAGGGCTGGACGACGCAATAATCCGGGTACGGCGTGACACGTTCGAACTGGCTTACCAACTGCCGGAGCCGAGTTGGGTTCAGGACCAGGTCGCGGAATATGCGCGGCAGGTAGAAGCAGCGGGCCAGGAGCGGCAGGTGTTCGGGGCGGTGACCGGATCAGTGGCGATGCCCGGTTTCTGGCTCGGCTACTACCGCGAGATCGACGCGCAGCAGCGGAGCAGGCGGCTTGTCACGCATGAGCAAGTCGAATTGCAGGCGTTTACGCTGGACGACAAGGTGACTTTACTCGGCATCCCCGCTGAAATCTACACGCGGGAGGGGCAGCAGATCCGGGCGATGTCTCACGCACCGCACACGCTGGTAGTGGGGTATGCCAACGGGCTGGTGGGGTATATCCCGCCCGCAGAGGAATACGCCAGGCAGAGCTACGCCGCGCTGCTGGCTGCGGCAGTCTATGACCGTTTGCCGTTCCAGCCGGACATAGCTGAGCGCCTGGTAAGGGCATGCGAGCAGCTTGTCGCGAATGACGGAATGGGAAAGACACCGGCATGACGGCACACCTGGATGACGGACGTCGCTACGTCGAAGGCGTCTGGGATATTCTCGATCAGGTCGTGGAGCACGAAGCGGAGGCGCTTGACCGGGCGGGCGGAATCATGTGCCTGTTTGGAACGGGGCATTCGCACCTGCTGGCCGCAGAAGGTCATTCCTGTGCGTGTGGGCTGGCCCTGGTGGCCCCTATTGTCAAGCACCGGCGTGCATATTGATGCCGAACACCGCGGTTCTCAACCCGCTAAAGCGACTAACAAACGGGCGATGCAAGCATCGCCTCTACGAAAAACTGATCTTGGCCTCGCCATGCTTCACCTCTACGCCGCGATCTGGACCTGGAGCCGGCACGCCAAGCCCGGCTGTCTACCAGGAGAAGGTGGTTTAGTCCGATACCACGCCTCTTTCTACAGAGAATTTCGGATTTGGCCCGGAGATCCGCACTACCGGCGTACATTTACGACCACCGCCGTGCCTCATCCAGCAGCACGAAATAGTTTTCCAGGGGGACGTAATTCGTAACCGAGTTCCCTGTACCCAGCGCATAACGCCCGCCGGGAACGCACTGGTCGAGAATCGATCGAATATAGCGGCGCAGCTCGGGTTCATCCAGGCGCGCAAGTGGATCGATATCGACGCCGCCCAGTGTCGCAACACGGTTCCCATAACGACGCTTGAATTCGCCTACGGGTAAAATGACATCCTGGAACGAGTGAAACGCATCAATCTTCACATCGTCGATTAAGTCGTCTATGATGCCGCTGTCGTAGATATTTCCGCAGCAGTGATACCAGTAGGACTTGCCATGCTCGTGCGCGAGGGCCGCATATTTCTTGAACCAGGGAAGGATCTGCTCGCGCAATATCTGCGGGGAGACGAGCGTCGAGGTTCTGAAAGCAAGATCGTCGGAGTGGAAGATGGCCCCAACGGCATCCATCTCGATGACGCTTTCATAATAGTCGTAAACCTTCTGGCCCCACCGAGCAAACACGGCTGCAACCAGCTCAGGCTCGTCGTAGAGCATATAGAACAGCCCCTCGTAGCCGAGCAACACTTCCAGCACGTGCTCGAACAGGCCTGTGGCGACCACGAGCTTCATCCCGTCTGGCAGATGGCGCGCCGCCAGCTCGCAGTGGCCGAGGTTCACTCGAACCTGATTCCAGGGGAATTGCTCGAAGGTCTCCCAGGATGTGATAAGTCCGCGCCCTTCATTGGCCCATGCGCGCTCGCCTCGTGACAGGTCGCCAGCCGTATCACCCGTGGAGGTCCAGCCGGTCGAAGGATGGTTATCCCAGTCATGCCAGATTGCGACCGGGACGTAATCGTAGCCCAACCGCTGAAAAATGGTCGTGAGCTGCTGATAATACGCTTCGTTCGGCTCGTTCGTAAAAGGGATATAGCGCTCGCCCAGATAGCGTTCGGCGATAGCTTGCAGGATTTCCGCATCGAGGGTGTGCTCGGCAATATAGACGTGATCAGGTTCCTGCTCGCCCTTCAGGACGCGGACAAATGTATCAAAATCGGGCGCTGGTTTATCCAGTAACGGACTGTTCATGTTCAACCCCTCTACAAGAAAAAAGTTCAAGTTGAGCGTTAGCTTAGCCGGGCCAGTACGCTGCCATCCTCTGCGCGGCTCCATCCGGGGACGGTCGCCGAGGACACTGGTGGGAGTTCCTGCCCGTTCGCATTAACGGAATCCACCGATGACAGGTCTGCCAGCGGCAGGAAGCGGAGCGTCACCTGAGGTTTGGGCGACGACCACGTGATGTCGAGATGAATTCCGTCACGGTAAGCGGCGACTTGTGTGATCCCATCGGTATCAAACATCTCAACGCTGCCCTGATCGAGCAAGTAGGCATCGAATGTTACCTCAGCAAACGGCTCGTCGGTGAAGTGCTCCGGTGGCTCGATGGTGGGGATCAACGCATTGGCCCGCACATACAGCGGCATGACATCCAGCGGGACGTCGACAAATCGCGTTTGTGGACCTTCGATAATCTCGTGCGTCCAGTAATCGATCCATGCCCCCTCAGGGAAATAGACCGGGCGTCTTCCTTCGGCGTTGTAAATCGGGGCGACGAGCAGATCCGGCCCGAACAGGTACTGCAGATCCATCGTGTAGGTGACCGGATCGTCGGGAAATTCAAGGACCATCGGGCGGATAAGGGGCAGGCTGGTGTCGGCAGCCACCTTCGCGGACGTGTAGATATAGGGCATCAGGTGGTAGCGCAGCCGCACGTAGTCGCGCACGATGCGCTCGGCCTCCTCGCCGTAATCCCACGGCAGGCGGGACGACATGCCATGCGCGCGGGAGGCAGGCGAAAACAGGCCGAACTGCGCCCAGCGCACGAAGAGATCCGGCGTAGGCTGTGTGTGGAAGCCGCCGATGTCGTGGCTCCAGAAGGCGTGGCCGCACATGCCGATGCTGAGGCCGCCGCGCAGTGTGGACGCCAGGGCGGGGTAGGTGCAGTCCGGGTCGCCGCCCCACTGGATCGCGTGGCGCTGCCCGCCGGTGAACGTGCTGCGGCCCCACACAAAGCCGGGCCGACCCCGCACCTGCGCCGATACCTCGGCGACGGCGTCGTTGTACAGCAGTGGGTAAAGGTTGTGCAGCGTCTCGCCGGTCATGCCGTTGTAGGCGAGCACGTCCGGGGGCACGCCCTCGCCGAAGTCCGTCTTGAAGACCTCCACGCCGATTTGTAGGTGCGGGCGCAGTAGTTCCTGGAACCAGGCCACCGCGCCGGGATGCGTCATGTCGATGATGCCGATCTCCGGGTGCAGGCCGCTCCACATGTCGCCGGTCCAGGGCGAGCCATCGGCCCGCCTGAGCAGGTAGCCGTTCTGCGCGGCCTCGTGGAAGCGCTCGCTCTCGACGCTGAGGTACGGGTTCATCCACAGGCACACTTTGAATCCCTGCGCGCTGAGCTGTTCCAGCAGGTGCGCCGGATCGGGGAAGGCGTCGGCGTCCCAGATCATCTCGGACCAGCGCCCGAAGCGCTGCCAGTACGTGTCCAGGTGCATCACGTCGCATGGAATGTGGTGATCGCGCAGCTCCTGGGCGCGGGCCAGCACCGACTCCGTGTCGTCCTGGCTGAAGCCGGATGACATCCACAGGCCGAGCGCCCACTTGGGCGGCAGCACGGGCAGGCCGGTCAACCCGGCGTAGCGCGTGACGACGTGCTTGAGGTCGGGACCGGTGATGACGTAGTAATCGAGGGCTGTGTCCGGCACGGCGACCTTGATCAGGGAGTGGTTGCTGGCCGCCATGTCGAAACGGGTGGCGCGGGCGCTGTCAACAAAGAGACCGTAGCCGCGCGTGCTGACGAAAAACGGCACGTTTTTGTAGGCCCGCTCGCTATGCACGCCCAGCGCGTCGTACTGCCAGATCTCCATGAGCTGGCCGCGCTTGTCGAAGTCGGTGAACTTTTCCCCGAAGCCGTAGAAGTGCTCGTCCGGCTCGGCGGTGAACGAGTCGTGGAACGCCGCGCGGCGTCCGTCGACGTCGCTGAAGCCGAACGGCAGCGCGCTGAGGCGGTCCGCCGCGTCGCGGTCGGAAGCGTTCTGCGCCAGCAGCGTGCGTCCATCCGCGCCGCAGAACGTTATGCCGAAGGGGTCCAGATCGATCGTGACCGCGATCTCGTCCGTCGCCAGGCGCACCTGGCCGTCGCGTCGGTCGAGGGTCATGGGGACGCCGTCGGACGGGGCGCGGGCCAGGGTGGGGCGGTCGGGATCGGCGTGCGCGTCTTCCAGGAGGACGCGCACGATGCCCGGCGCGACCGCGCGCAGCGTGATCGTCACGGATTCGCCGGTCTGGGTCGTTCCGGCCAGGACGAGGCCATGCGGCTGCTCCTCGCGGACCGTGGCACGCACGACGTATGCCGGTCCGCCGGGATCGCCGGGGGTGCGGACGGGGAGTTCCGGCAGCTCGGCGGGGAAGCTCACAAACGGGATCAAGGGTGTCTTAAATGTCATCGGTTTTGTCCTAAGGTGTTTTCAGGCCGCCGGGCGGGCGGATCACGGTCGTTGCCCGTTCGGCGAAATCCGCGATTACTTCACCGGCAGCCCGATCTGCTCCATCAGCGGCGCGATCTCGACCGGGCGGCTTTCCACGGTGGAGCGGCGCGTCGCCTCCATGATGCAGAACGTCTCCAGCCCTTCTTCGAGATCGGGCGAGTAGTTCGTGCCGTTCAGCAGCGCCTGGGCGAAATACTCCGCGAGGTTGGCGAACTCGCCGTAGTGCATGCCATGCGTCTCGTTGTTGAAGTAGTACGGGCGCTTCTCGTAGAGCATGTCCTCTGTGATTTCGGTGCCATCAGGACTCGTGTGGAAGTAGCGCATATCATGGTACTGGGCCATGCTGGTGCCCTTGTCGCCGTACAGCACCAGTTCCGTGGCGTTGCGCGCGGAAGGCAGTTCGTGCACGCCGAAGTGGCCCATCGCGCGACCCAGCTGCCCGGTCTCGTTGCGATAGTTGGCAATGTAGATGTCGTTCGACTTCGCGTTGTACTGCCTGGCGACGTGCGACTGCATCGCGAACGCCTGCACCTCGCGGATCGGCCCCAGGTACCAGCGTACGAGGTCGATGGGGTGGCTCATGCCCAGGTAGACCCAGTCGGTGTTCTCCGCGGCCCACGGACTACGCTCGTAGAACCAGTCCATGCGGTGCACGTAGTGCGCGTCGAGGAATTCCAGATTCCCTACCTCGCCGCGCTCGAAGGCGCTACGCTGGCGGCGGAAGGACTCGAAGAAGCGCGTGCTCTGGCCGACCATCAGCTTGCGCCCGGTTCGGCGGCTGGCTGCAAGGATCTGCTGCGCGTCCTCCATCGAGTTGATCAGCGGCTTGGTGCAGATGACGTGCTTTCCGGCCTCGAAAGCCTGGATAATGTGCGTCCCGTGCCACTTGTCCGGCGTGTACACTGCGACGATATCCACGTCCGAGTGCTTGAGCAGCTCCGCGTAGTCAGTCAGATAAGCCAGATCCGGGTGCCGCCGCCGGGCGGTGTCGAGCATCTCCTGCCGCAGGTCGCAAGCTGCGACCACACGCACATGCGGCGCGCGGATCTGGTGCGTGGACGACGACCCTGTGATGTTCGGGACTTCGTCGTTGAGCGCGGTCAGCAGCGTACGTCCTTCGTTCAACCCCAATACGCCAATGCCGAGTTGTCGCGTCATCGTTAGTTTGCTCCTGAGTGAACTGCCGAACGAATGACTGGTCGGGTAAACAGGCAATGCAAAAGCTGCCGTCAGCCCGAACGAACCGGGCTGCGGGCGTGAGATCGTCGTTTTCGGGCGTGTGCGGTGGTGTCCCACCCCGCGCCGCCGGGTCGTGGTGTCCGGACGCTAGGCGCTGCCCGCGCGTGGAATCCAGACGCGCATGGCGTTCGGTCCCCGGTTGCCCCATAGATGGTACGGCACCGCCGTCAGCGTGACCGACTGGTGCGGCGGGGCGCCGGTGCTTGCGACGGGGCGGTAGGTCGTGCCTTGCCACGCCCCGACGTCGATCGCGGCGCCCTGCGTCGTGACCACCATGCAGCCGCCCAGCAGGTCGTCCTGCCACCTGGCATCCATCGGTTGAGTTTCGTCGATCTGCAGGGCCATCAGGTTCGCGTCGTGATCGGCTTGTTCCAGGCAGTAAAGCACCGGGCCGCGCTGGATGGCGACACAGTCGCGCGTGGCATCCACGAACGGGTGCGCTTCGATCAGGCGCGGCGTCATGGTGAGGTCGAGCAGCACGACGTCGCCCGCCTGCCAGACGCGGTTAACCTCCGCGTAGCTGCCGGATTGGGCCGGGACAGGCGGCGTCCCGTTGACCGAAATCGTCGCGTCCTGGCACCAACCGGGGATGCGCAGGCTCAACGCCCAGGCATCGCCATCCGTCTGTTCGACGGTCACCTTCACCTGCCCCTGCCAGGGGTAGTCCGTTTCCAGCCGCAGGCCGACTTCGCGCCCCGGCTCAATCGCCGTCTTGATCGTCGCGTTGTGATAGAGATGAAGCTGCAAGCCGCCGTTTCCGGTGGTCGCCATGTACTGCTCGATGGAGGCCAGCGTGCGCATGATGTTGGGCGGGCAGCAGGCGACCTCGTACCACTCGGCGCGTTTGTAGTTGCCCCGGCTGAGCAGCGGGTTGATATAGAAGAAATGTGTGCCGTCCAGCGCCGGGCCGCTCAGGAAGCCGTTGTACAGCGTCTGCTCCATCACGTCGGCGTACCGGGCGTCGCCCGTCGCCAGCACCAGACGCCAGTTCCACATCACGCTGCCAATCGCCGCGCAGGTTTCGCAGTAGCACTGGTCATTGGGCAGCTCGTAGGCGTCGCCGAACGCCTCACCCTCGTAGCGCGCGCCCGCGCCGCCGGTGACGTGTAGCTTGCCGGTGGTCATATCTGTCCACAGCCGTATGAGCGCGTCGAACAGGGCCTGCTCGCCGGTTTCCAGGTACAGGTCCGTGACGCCAGTCATGAGGTACACCGCGCGTACGGCGTGGCCCTCGATCACGGACGCGTCACGGATGGGCACGCGGTCCTGGTGATACTCCGGGCCGACCCAGCCCAGGCCCCGCATTTTGCCCTGGCCGCGCTGGTCGATGAAGAACTTCGCCAGGTCGAGATAGCGCTGCGTCCCGGTTTCGCGGTACAGCTCGATCAGAGCCAGCTCTGGTTCCGGGTGGCCGGGCGCGCCGTCCCGCTTGCCGGGTCCAAAGATGGAAGCCATGAGATCGGCCATGCGCGTGGCGACGTCGAGCAGGGTCGTCTCGCCCGTGGCGCGGTGATGCGCGACGGCGGCCTGGAACAGGTGCCCGGAGCAGTACAGCTCGTGCCCGTGGTCCAGGTTCGTCCAGCGGTTTTCCGGCTCGACGGTGAGGAAGTAGGTGTTGATGTAGCCGTCGGGCTGCTGGACGGCAGCGATCAGCTCGATGGTATCGTCGATCATCTGCTTCAGCTCGGGGTCGGGCCGCCGGCCCAGCTCGAGCGAGGCGGCTTCGAGCCATTTGTAGACGTTCTCGTCTACGAAATTCCGCCCGCGATATTCGCCTGTCTCGCGTCCGGCGGCGAGGCGGAAGTTGTGGAGATTCCCTGCCTGCTCCAACATGTGATAGCCGTGCTTGAGGCTGGCGCTGTGGTTCACCGCCTGCCATTTGGTCCAGAAGCCATCGTCGAGGGCGATGCTGGCCATCGGCAGCGTCCGCAAGCGGGCATATGGACTGTGGCTGGTATCAACCCATCCCTTAGTGGTTTGCATTGGGCACCTGTTATTTGATTGCGCCGCGGGTCAGGCCGCGCACGATCGCTTTTTGTGAGAACAGCACCAGGATAATCGCCGGGATGACCATCGCCACGCCCAGCGCGCTGACCATGTTCCACGGGCGGCCCCACGGGGAGCGCGCCTGGAACACCTCGGTGATGGCGACGCTCAGCGTCTTGGACTTGGGCGAGACGGAGAACGCCAGCGGATAGAGCAAGTTATTCCACGCGTTGATGAAGTTGATCACCAGCATCGTCGCCAGCGCGGGGGAGGTCAGCGGGATCATGATGCGGCGGAAAATCTGGAACAGATTCGCCCCGTCGATGATGGCCGCCTCTTCGATCTCGTAGGGCACCTGTTGGATGAAGGCCACCAGCACCCACACGGTGAAGGGCACCAGCACGCTGCTCATCACGATCACCAGCCCTATCAGGCTGTCGAGCATCTTCATCTCTGCCAGCAGCCTATAAAGCGGGATGATGGTGGCTATTTCGGGCAGCGCCATGGTCAGCACGAACAGCCACAGCAGCAGGTTGCGGCCCGGCACGGAGATCCGCGCGAACGCGTAGGCGGCCATGAACGAGACGCTGACCGACAGCAGCGCCGAAGATACCGAGTACACCAGCGAGTTGCGCACATATTCATACAGCGGCACCTGATCCGCCAGCGCCCGGTAGTTTTCCATGGTGACGTGCGGCAGATAGACGGGCGGCACCTTGAACAGCTCGTCCGGGCCGGACACCGACGACTTCACGATCCAGAAGAACGGCGACAGGACGACGAACAGGAAGACGAACAGGGCGGCATACAGCGCGACCTTGTTCCAGTTGACGAGGCGGTCGCGGCGAGCAACTGCCGTACGGGTGGTCGTTGTGGTTGTAGTCATCATCATGCTCGCTTGGACTCAGCTCGACACTTCGAAACGCCGGAACAGGAAGATGCCAATCATGCCGATAATGGCGACCAGTCCCAACAGGACGATGCTAATGGCGGATGCCAGACCATAGTTGAAGTAGCGCAGCCCCTCTTCGTACACGCGTAGCGCCAGGACCTGTGTCGCCACGCCCGGCCCACCGTTCGTCAGCCCGTAGATCAGGTCGAGGCTGGCGACCTGCCAGATGATGAAGAACGTGCTCATCGTCACGACCAGCGGCACGATCATGGGCAGGGTGATGGAGAAAAAGCGCTGGACGGCGTTGGCGCCGTCGACTTTGGCGGCATCGTACAAATCTTCGGGGATGCCTTGCAGCCCGGCCAGGAAGACGACCGCCATGAACGGCGCGTTTTTCCAGACGTTGACCAGGATAACCGCCCATCGCGCGCCGTCCGGGTCGGTGAACACGACCGGACGGTACCCGGCGATGAGGTCCCACCAGTGAGTGATCATGCCGAACTGGTCGTCCAGAATCCAGCGGAAGGCGTAGGCGGCGACGATGGTCGGGATGGCCCACGGAATCAGGTTGACAGCCCGCGCCAGGAACCGGCCTTTGAAATTGGCGTTGAGGAGTTGTGCGATCAGAATCCCGAAGACGAGCTGGAGCAGCGTCGAGATGATCACGAACATCAGGGTGAACTCAATCGCGCCCTTGAATCCGAAATCGTCCGGCAGGTAGGTGAAGTTGCCCAGGCCCACGTATTCTTCGGTTGCGCCGTAATTTTTAAAGCTTCTCAGACTCAACTGAATGGTTTCGATGATGGGGTAGGCGGCGGTGCCGAGGCGCAGAATCAAGGCGGGGGCAATCAAGATGAAAAACGTAATATACTGTGAGGCCCGTCCGGGCAGTTTAAGCCCCAAGCGTCTGGTCTGTATGGCTTGGCTTTGACTCATGGCGCTTTCCCTCTTTTCCACGGCGCCAGCCCGCACGGGCCGGGGTGGAACGTAAGGTATCTATGGGAGTAAACATGGGGGCGAGTCTGCAGACTCGCCCACCGATGTTTAGTGACGGTTGGTCTAGAGACGTTCCATCCGGCTGCGGGCCTGATCCACCGCATCGTCCAGCGAGATCTGGTCGGTGAGGTACGCCGACGCCGATTCTTCGAGGATGGAGCTGGCCTGCACGAAGTTTTCGTCGAAGGG
This sequence is a window from Aggregatilinea lenta. Protein-coding genes within it:
- a CDS encoding carbohydrate ABC transporter permease, producing MLNGVYLSLTNFTLFNDPEYIGLKNYESLLQDRLFQKAVGVTLKFVLGSTIPVWVLSLLIALLFFQKFRGREVLKALFVLPILPSLTVISIVWLALLNPTGLLTHLLEPMTGKGQIRWLSDIQLTPFMVIVINAWTTIPFYMIIWLAGLNGVPRELREAARVDGANRVMSFLRVELPLLRPTAVLIAAISSISAFQAFNLQYVLTPNHGGPVDASTTLGIVIWKYGFTYYRMGEAAAVSVILFVVILAITLLQLGLGRSEDYSLS
- a CDS encoding carbohydrate ABC transporter permease, coding for MVTNGQVSNRSNVKIDQIVYFVLALAVALLFAFPVIFMMITSFKPETEVFATPVRIFPRDFQGIAQYQRAADLVPLGRFFFNSTLMAVIDVVFTVFFSALAGYGFAKFRFFGRRLMFVFILSTMMIPFQILLVPLYAQIKNFGWENSYYGLIIPGILNPFGVFLMRQFCLSLPDELMDAARIDGASELGIFWRIVFPLLKPASASLAIIIFLWSWNNFLWPLVVVQSPEYTTLPVGLTFFAQAFQRQPMWAAAMAVSTLATLPVALLFIFFQRYFTEGMVLSGMKG
- a CDS encoding DegT/DnrJ/EryC1/StrS family aminotransferase, with protein sequence MAPNEPLLPYEWPGSYFIGEEEIEAVNQVLLARSPFRFYGHDLQHFATRLEAIFRERLGRQYALGVNSGTAALSISLAAMDVGPGDEVLVPGYLWVSCAAAIVRAGAIPRLVDIDETFCMDPADLERKITSRSKVVLYIHMSGATGDIAEVVKIAHAHGLHVLEDVAQANGASFRGRRLGSFGDMAIFSFQLNKNMTSGEGGMIACDDKMLYDRAVAVHDLGYPRNEQGRLVTDDPDMQLWGQGSRMSELTAAMAWSQVQKLDTITGSMRKINHLLYRGLAGIAGLRPRRVLDPDGDSGAFALLIWPDAETCQQIVPATRAAGVTTGPQGINNVMMRDWGLHLYYNNLSLVHKRGLNSAGRPWSDPDNAFASDYTYHKGTLPQADDLFSRTSLLEVPPVMTPEIAERVIAIFRDCAARLGL
- a CDS encoding neutral/alkaline non-lysosomal ceramidase N-terminal domain-containing protein, with amino-acid sequence MSRALRLKAGACEVCITPPIGVELAGYGPNIGRTSVDVHDQLAAQALVLDDGRQRIALVTLDIIGVSAAFTDAVRREVEARTDIPATHVMIAASHSHTAPTVALFRDWGAPDEEYVHLLARLVAGAVVAAHGKLQPAALSVGRGAYPDLAWNRTGRAEVDPTVEVLRVDDQVGQPLALLVHYACHPVILGPKPQISADYPGALRQYLKARYSGAAILFVNGACGDIDPVTNRDMWGQGTFEAVERAGRALGEVATQAAEAAVGLDDAIIRVRRDTFELAYQLPEPSWVQDQVAEYARQVEAAGQERQVFGAVTGSVAMPGFWLGYYREIDAQQRSRRLVTHEQVELQAFTLDDKVTLLGIPAEIYTREGQQIRAMSHAPHTLVVGYANGLVGYIPPAEEYARQSYAALLAAAVYDRLPFQPDIAERLVRACEQLVANDGMGKTPA
- a CDS encoding SIS domain-containing protein, whose product is MTAHLDDGRRYVEGVWDILDQVVEHEAEALDRAGGIMCLFGTGHSHLLAAEGHSCACGLALVAPIVKHRRAY
- a CDS encoding uroporphyrinogen decarboxylase family protein, translated to MNSPLLDKPAPDFDTFVRVLKGEQEPDHVYIAEHTLDAEILQAIAERYLGERYIPFTNEPNEAYYQQLTTIFQRLGYDYVPVAIWHDWDNHPSTGWTSTGDTAGDLSRGERAWANEGRGLITSWETFEQFPWNQVRVNLGHCELAARHLPDGMKLVVATGLFEHVLEVLLGYEGLFYMLYDEPELVAAVFARWGQKVYDYYESVIEMDAVGAIFHSDDLAFRTSTLVSPQILREQILPWFKKYAALAHEHGKSYWYHCCGNIYDSGIIDDLIDDVKIDAFHSFQDVILPVGEFKRRYGNRVATLGGVDIDPLARLDEPELRRYIRSILDQCVPGGRYALGTGNSVTNYVPLENYFVLLDEARRWS